AAGATCTGAGGAAGGACCGGCCGGTGGTCGTCTATACCAACACCGGGGTGAATGGGGCCGTCTTCTGGTTCGTCCTGGAGATGATGGGCTACGACGCCGTCCTCTACTCCTGGAGGGACTGGCTGGAGAACCAGCCTCCCCTAGAGCTCCGCCTGGTGGAGGTGTTGGCAGATCCAAACCCCGTCAAGGCCGGCGGATCCGTTGGGATAACGGCCGCCTTCAGCGAGGTTCGGGCCCGAGTTGTTAGGATCGGCTCTTCGGCCTCCCCTTCCTCCGAAGACCTTCAGCCCGTCCTGAAGTTCACCGCCATCTTCACCAGCCGCGACGGGACGGAGGCGGGAAGGACAAGCCTCCAGCAGACAGCTGAGGGCAGATACACCGGGGTCTGGGTGGCGGATGTGGATCCCGGGATCTATAGCCTGGACATCATAGGTTCTCGGTCCGGCTCTGCCGGATACGTCCGGAGCGTCTTGGATCTTGAGGTCACCGACGGATAAATAGGATCATGTACGATATCCCATGAAGGCTTGGGAGCCGAGGCGAGGATGGTGGAAGCTATGATGAAGATCGAAGTATTGGGAACGGGCTGTGCCAAGTGCAAGTCCCTGGCAAAGAACGTCGAGAAGGCGGTGGCGGAGGCGGGGGTCGAGGCGGAGGTCGTGAAGGTGGAGAGCCTTCAGGAGATCATGAACCGCGGAGTGATGATGACCCCCGCCCTCTTCATCGACGGCGAGGCCGTCGCCGTGGGGAGGGCCCCGTCGGTGGCGGAGATAAAGGGGATGCTGAAGAGGTGAGAGCTCGTGCTTGAAAAAGAGGATGAAAGAAAGGAGGAGGGTTGCCTCTGCGCCACCGGCGACCTCCTCTTTTTGGCATGCGCCGGCGGCTCCAACGTCGGCCAGATATCCAACCAGGCGGCGGTGGAGCTGGCGAAGGAAGGGAGGGGGAAATTCTTCTGCCTCGCCGGGATCGGCGCCCACATTGACGCCATGATCTTGTCGGCCAAGGAGAGAAAGCTGGTGGCGATCGACGGCTGCCCCGTCCAGTGCGCGAAGAAGATCCTGGACCACGCGGGCCTTCCCGCCGCCCTCGCGGTGGTGGTCACCGACCTCGGGATAGAGAAGAGTCCGAGGCTGGAGGTGGAGGCCGCCGACTGCGAGAGGGTGGCGGAGAGGATCAAAGAGGGGTTGAGGGGCTAGTCCTCAGCCTCCACCCATTCGGGTCCTGCAAGCCCG
The sequence above is drawn from the Methanothrix harundinacea 6Ac genome and encodes:
- a CDS encoding thioredoxin family protein; this translates as MKIEVLGTGCAKCKSLAKNVEKAVAEAGVEAEVVKVESLQEIMNRGVMMTPALFIDGEAVAVGRAPSVAEIKGMLKR
- a CDS encoding putative zinc-binding protein → MLEKEDERKEEGCLCATGDLLFLACAGGSNVGQISNQAAVELAKEGRGKFFCLAGIGAHIDAMILSAKERKLVAIDGCPVQCAKKILDHAGLPAALAVVVTDLGIEKSPRLEVEAADCERVAERIKEGLRG